From one Neovison vison isolate M4711 chromosome 1, ASM_NN_V1, whole genome shotgun sequence genomic stretch:
- the EZR gene encoding ezrin isoform X2: MRSWSSPSSQIQQENSFLIRVMDQHKLTRDQWEDRIQVWHAEHRGMLKDSAMLEYLKIAQDLEMYGINYFEIKNKKGTDLWLGVDALGLNIYEKDDKLTPKIGFPWSEIRNISFNDKKFVIKPIDKKAPDFVFYAPRLRINKRILQLCMGNHELYMRRRKPDTIEVQQMKAQAREEKHQKQLERQQLETEKKRRETVEREKEQMMREKEELMLRLQDYEQKTKKAEKELSDQIQRALQLEEERKRAQEEAERLEADRVAALRAKEELERQAADQIKSQEQLAAELAEYTAKIALLEEARRRKEDEVEEWQHRAKEAQDDLVKTKEELHLVMTAPPPPPVYEPVSYHVQDNLQDEGTEYTGYSAELSSEGILDDRNEEKRITEAEKNERVQRQLMTLTNELSQARDENKRTHNDIIHNENMRQGRDKYKTLRQIRQGNTKQRIDEFEAM, encoded by the exons AGTCATGGACCAGCACAAGCTCACCAGGGACCAGTGGGAGGACCGGATCCAGGTGTGGCACGCCGAGCACCGCGGGATGCTCAA AGACAGTGCCATGCTGGAGTATCTGAAGATTGCTCAGGACCTGGAAATGTATGGAATCAACTATTTtgagataaaaaataagaaaggaacagaCCTTTGGCTTGGAGTTGATGCCCTCGGATtaaatatttatgagaaagatGACAA gttgACCCCAAAGATTGGCTTTCCATGGAGTGAAATCAGGAACATCTCTTTCAATGACAAAAAGTTTGTCATTAAGCCCATCGACAAGAAGGCACCT GACTTTGTGTTCTACGCCCCCCGCCTGCGCATTAACAAGCGGATCCTCCAGCTCTGCATGGGGAACCACGAGCTGTACATGCGTCGCAGGAAGCCCGACACCATCGAGGTGCAGCAGATGAAGGCCCAGGCCCGGGAGGAGAAGCACCAGAAGCAGCTGGAGCG GCAGCAGCTAGAAAccgagaagaagaggagagagactgtggagagagagaaggagcagatgaTGCGGGAGAAGGAGGAGCTGATGCTCAGGCTGCAGGACTACGAGCAGAAaaccaagaaggcagagaaag AACTGTCAGACCAGATTCAGAGAGCCctgcagctggaggaggagaggaagcgTGCCCAGGAGGAGGCCGAGCGCCTGGAGGCTGACCGCGTGGCCGCTCTGCGGGCCaaggaggagctggagaggcaggcagcagatcAGATAAAGAGCCAGGAGCAGCTG GCCGCAGAGCTGGCAGAGTACACCGCCAAGATCGCCCTCTTGGAGGAGGCGCGGCGGCGCAAGGAGGACGAGGTCGAGGAGTGGCAGCACAGG GCCAAAGAAGCCCAAGATGACCTGGTGAAGACCAAGGAGGAGCTGCACCTGGTGATGacggccccgccgccgcccccggtCTATGAGCCAGTGAGCTACCACGTGCAGGACAACCTGCAGGACGAGGGCACGGAGTACACAGGCTACAGCGCCGAGCTGTCCAGCGAGGGCATCCTGGATGACCGCAACGAGGAGAAGCGCATCACCGAGGCCGAGAAGAACGAGCGGGTGCAGCGGCAGCTGATG ACCCTGACAAATGAGCTGTCCCAGGCCCGAGACGAGAACAAGAGGACCCACAATGACATCATCCACAACGAGAACATGCGGCAAGGCCGGGACAAGTACAAGACCCTGCGGCAGATCCGGCAGGGCAACACCAAACAGCGGATTGACGAGTTTGAGGCCATGTGA